A window of Candidatus Methylomirabilota bacterium contains these coding sequences:
- the dapB gene encoding 4-hydroxy-tetrahydrodipicolinate reductase: MIELVVAGAAGRMGGRIIALARESPDLRVVAAFERPEHPAVGRDAGEVAGGGPLGVLIGADPVPVLARGRVLVEFTTPEASLEHLRIAADRGARAVIGTTGLKSAQLDEIKALAGRTAVLLSPNMSVGVNLAFRLLALMARTLGDEYDVEITEIHHRMKKDAPSGTAQKMAEVIADALGRNLDEVGMYGRHGIVGERGAKEIGVHALRGGDIAGEHTVVFSTLGERLELTHRAHSRDTFARGALRAIRFIAAAAPGLYSMHDVLML; this comes from the coding sequence ATGATCGAGCTCGTCGTCGCCGGGGCGGCCGGACGGATGGGGGGCCGCATCATCGCGCTCGCACGCGAGAGCCCCGACCTCCGGGTGGTGGCGGCCTTCGAGCGACCCGAGCACCCGGCCGTCGGTCGCGATGCCGGTGAGGTGGCCGGGGGAGGGCCTCTCGGGGTCCTCATCGGGGCCGACCCGGTGCCCGTCCTCGCGCGAGGCCGTGTGCTCGTCGAGTTCACGACGCCCGAGGCGAGCCTCGAGCACCTCCGCATCGCCGCCGACCGGGGCGCGCGGGCCGTCATCGGCACGACCGGGCTCAAGTCGGCCCAGCTCGACGAGATCAAGGCGCTGGCCGGCCGCACCGCCGTCTTGCTATCCCCCAACATGAGCGTCGGCGTCAACCTGGCCTTCCGCCTGCTGGCGTTGATGGCCCGGACGCTGGGCGACGAGTACGACGTCGAGATCACCGAAATCCACCACCGGATGAAGAAGGACGCGCCGAGCGGCACCGCCCAGAAGATGGCCGAGGTCATCGCGGACGCGCTCGGCCGGAATCTCGACGAGGTGGGCATGTACGGCCGCCACGGGATAGTCGGCGAGCGCGGCGCCAAAGAGATCGGCGTCCACGCGCTCCGGGGCGGCGACATCGCGGGCGAGCACACCGTGGTGTTCTCGACGCTCGGTGAGCGGCTCGAGCTGACCCACCGCGCTCACAGCCGCGACACTTTCGCGCGGGGCGCCCTCCGGGCCATTCGCTTCATCGCGGCCGCCGCGCCCGGTCTCTACTCGATGCACGACGTCCTCATGCTGTGA
- a CDS encoding LL-diaminopimelate aminotransferase has protein sequence MGLRVQLADRLTRLPPYLFAEIDRQKKEARARGADLIDLGIGDPDLPTPAHVIEALARAAREPKNHRYPDYEGLLSFREAAAAWYRTRFGVALDPVTEVLALIGSKEGTAHMPLAFVNPGEVVLVPDPGYPVYAAGTWFAGGEPHFLPLRAEREFLPDLDAVPADVLRRARMVYLNYPNNPTAAVATREFFARVVDFARRHNLIVCHDAMYSELRFDGYEPPSFLQVPGATEVGVEFHSCSKTYSMTGWRIGFVVGNRDVLAGLGRVKTNVDSGVFQAVQEAGIAALTGPQDYVTQLRATYQERRDVVVRGLRKLGLPVTAPRATFFVWAPVPDGSDSRKWASRLLQEAGVVVTPGVGFGPSGEGYYRIALTVDAARIAEALERLGRLSL, from the coding sequence GTGGGCCTTCGCGTTCAGCTGGCGGACCGCCTCACCCGACTGCCCCCGTATCTGTTCGCCGAGATCGATCGCCAGAAGAAGGAGGCGCGGGCGCGCGGCGCGGATCTCATCGACCTCGGGATCGGCGATCCCGACCTGCCGACCCCGGCCCACGTCATCGAGGCGCTGGCCCGGGCGGCACGCGAGCCGAAGAACCACCGGTATCCGGATTACGAGGGCCTCCTGAGCTTCCGGGAGGCGGCCGCGGCCTGGTATCGGACGCGCTTCGGCGTCGCCCTCGACCCGGTCACCGAGGTGCTTGCGCTCATCGGCTCCAAAGAAGGCACGGCCCACATGCCCCTCGCCTTCGTGAACCCGGGCGAGGTCGTCCTGGTCCCGGACCCGGGCTACCCGGTGTACGCCGCGGGCACCTGGTTTGCCGGCGGCGAGCCCCACTTCTTGCCGCTCCGGGCCGAGCGGGAGTTCCTTCCCGACCTGGATGCGGTCCCGGCCGACGTGCTGCGACGCGCGAGGATGGTGTACCTCAATTACCCGAACAACCCGACGGCGGCCGTCGCCACCCGCGAGTTCTTCGCGCGGGTCGTCGACTTCGCCCGGCGCCACAACCTCATCGTCTGTCATGACGCCATGTACTCCGAGCTCCGCTTCGACGGTTACGAGCCTCCGTCCTTCCTCCAGGTCCCCGGCGCCACGGAGGTCGGGGTCGAGTTCCATTCCTGCTCGAAGACCTACTCCATGACCGGCTGGCGGATCGGCTTCGTGGTGGGGAACCGGGACGTGCTGGCCGGGCTCGGGCGAGTCAAGACGAACGTGGACTCCGGCGTCTTCCAGGCCGTCCAGGAGGCCGGCATCGCGGCGCTCACCGGGCCGCAGGACTACGTCACGCAGCTCCGCGCCACGTACCAGGAGCGCCGGGACGTGGTCGTCCGGGGCCTCCGGAAGCTGGGACTGCCGGTGACAGCGCCGCGGGCCACGTTCTTCGTGTGGGCCCCGGTCCCGGACGGCTCGGACTCTCGGAAGTGGGCCTCGCGGCTTCTCCAGGAAGCGGGCGTCGTCGTCACGCCCGGCGTCGGCTTCGGCCCCTCGGGCGAAGGGTACTACCGAATCGCCCTGACGGTGGACGCGGCGCGGATCGCCGAGGCGTTGGAGCGGCTCGGCCGGCTCTCGCTGTGA
- the folB gene encoding dihydroneopterin aldolase yields the protein MSPVRPSRGESDILFVEDIRFYGHHGVTEAEQDVGAWFSVDVELTLDLTPAALSDDLEAAVDYGLVVRRVVATGTGERVRLLERLAGILAEVLLREFPAREVTVRVRKVTAPLDGIAAVPGVQMKRSR from the coding sequence ATGAGCCCCGTCCGGCCCTCCCGCGGCGAGTCTGATATACTTTTTGTCGAGGACATCCGCTTCTACGGCCACCACGGGGTCACCGAGGCCGAGCAGGACGTCGGGGCGTGGTTCTCGGTGGACGTGGAGCTCACTCTCGACCTCACGCCCGCTGCCCTGTCGGACGACCTGGAGGCGGCCGTGGACTACGGGCTGGTTGTCCGGCGCGTGGTCGCAACCGGGACCGGAGAGCGCGTGCGGCTTCTGGAGCGCCTGGCCGGGATCCTCGCCGAGGTCCTTCTGCGCGAGTTCCCCGCCCGCGAGGTGACGGTTCGGGTGCGAAAGGTGACCGCCCCCCTCGACGGCATCGCGGCCGTCCCGGGTGTCCAGATGAAGCGAAGCCGGTAG
- the folK gene encoding 2-amino-4-hydroxy-6-hydroxymethyldihydropteridine diphosphokinase: MGTPMARVFLSLGSNLGNRQHYLQEALRHLGGHHAVRVVACSQVYETEPWPEQRVTRERWYLNCAVEIETALPPRRLLELVHEIETGAGRIRELTTSAQPGEYVARTLDIDILLYGNEIVSDFDLQIPHPFLHLRRFVLAPLADIAPDVEHPTLYQSIRDLLAETEDTRSIFPFSA; encoded by the coding sequence ATGGGGACGCCGATGGCGCGCGTGTTTCTGTCACTCGGCTCGAACCTCGGCAATCGCCAGCACTACCTGCAGGAGGCCCTCCGGCACCTCGGGGGGCACCACGCGGTCCGGGTGGTCGCGTGCTCACAGGTCTACGAGACGGAGCCGTGGCCCGAGCAGCGGGTGACGCGGGAGCGCTGGTACCTCAACTGCGCGGTCGAGATCGAGACGGCGCTCCCTCCGCGCCGCCTGCTCGAGCTCGTGCACGAGATCGAGACGGGGGCCGGCCGGATCCGGGAGCTCACCACCTCGGCCCAGCCCGGCGAGTACGTGGCGCGCACGCTCGACATCGATATCCTGCTTTACGGGAACGAGATCGTGAGCGACTTCGATCTCCAGATCCCGCATCCGTTCCTCCACCTGCGCCGGTTCGTGCTGGCGCCGCTGGCCGACATCGCTCCCGACGTCGAGCATCCCACCCTCTACCAGTCGATCCGCGATCTCCTGGCCGAGACGGAGGACACCCGCAGCATCTTTCCCTTCTCCGCCTGA